In the Emys orbicularis isolate rEmyOrb1 chromosome 3, rEmyOrb1.hap1, whole genome shotgun sequence genome, one interval contains:
- the LOC135876043 gene encoding mitochondrial amidoxime reducing component 2-like, whose product MSGSSGALGGFGLLPPLPQSRTAWLGAAGALALAALLGAAVWRWAGRRAGSARLQRVGTVSGLFLYPVKSCRGMALQRAEVTALGLRSGEMRDRFWLLIKEDGHMVTARQEPQLVLISVNCENGYLTLNASEMKELRVPVKLSRKNAVHNCRLFGLDIQGRDCGDEAAQWFATFLNTQSYRLVHFEPQMVPRKSRDIFTTFRSTDEIAYPDCSPAMIISEASLEDLNTRLEKKVTIQNFRPNIVVTGCSAFEEDSWNKIKIGNVEMKGTMACPRCILTTIDMETGIIDRKEPLETLKSYRLCDPSERHLYKSHPLFGWYYGIDKTGTLQVGDPVYKIVR is encoded by the exons ATGAGCGGATCCAGCGGGGCCCTGGGGGGCTTCGGCCTCCTCCCGCCGCTGCCCCAGTCCCGGACCGCCTGGCTCGGCGCCGCCGGCGCGCTGGCCCTGGCCGCCCTGCTGGGGGCCGCGGTGTGGCGCTGGGCCGGGCGGCGGGCGGGCAGCGCCCGGCTGCAGCGGGTGGGGACGGTGTCCGGCCTCTTCCTCTACCCGGTGAAGTCCTGCCGGGGGATGGCCCTGCAGCGGGCCGAGGTGACGGCGCTGGGGCTGCGCAGCGGGGAGATGCGGGACAG GTTTTGGCTTCTGATTAAAGAGGATGGACATATGGTTACTGCCCGACAGGAGCCTCAGCTGGTCCTGATATCTGTAAACTGTGAAAATGGCTATTTAACGTTGAATGCTTCAGAAATGAAGGAACTGCGTGTTCCAGTCAAACTTTCCAGGAAGAATGCAGTGCACAATTGCAG GCTGTTTGGATTGGATATCCAAGGCAGGGACTGTGGAGATGAGGCAGCTCAGTGGTTCGCCACCTTCTTGAATACACAGTCATATCGACTGGTGCACTTTGAGCCACAGATGGTGCCTAGGAAATCCAGAGACATATTCACCACTTTCCGATCCACAGATGAG ATTGCCTATCCCGACTGCAGCCCAGCCATGATCATCTCAGAAGCTTCGTTGGAAGATCTAAATACGAGGCTGGAGAAGAAAGTTACAATACAGAACTTCAGACCAAATATTGTTGTTACGGGTTGCAGTGCTTTTGAGGAG GATTCCTGGAATAAGATAAAAATTGGTAATGTGGAGATGAAAGGGACAATGGCTTGCCCCAG GTGTATTTTAACAACCATTGATATGGAAACTGGGATCATTGACAGAAAGGAGCCACTGGAAACACTGAAAAG TTACCGTTTGTGCGATCCTTCTGAGCGACATCTCTACAAATCCCATCCTTTGTTTGGATGGTATTATGGAATTGATAAAACTGGAACGCTTCAAGTTGGAGACCCTGTGTACAAGATAGTCCGTTGA